CGACGCCCTTGTCGATGTAACCGCGCACCCTGGCCCGCTGGGTGGCGTTCACCACCGGGCCGATCCGGTCGCCGTACTTGGCGGCGGCCGTCGCGGCGAGGGTCACCGCCTGCTCGTACTCGTCGCGGTGGACGAGCATCCTGGTCCACGCGCTGCACGTCTGCCCGGAGTTGGACATGACGTTGGCGACCCCGACGTTGACCGCGCGGGCGAGGTCCGCGCCGGGCAGGATGACGTTGGCCGACTTGCCGCCGAGTTCCAGGGCGACCCTCTTGACCGCCGCGCCCGCGAGCGCGCCGATGCGCCGGCCGACGGCGGTGGAGCCGGTGAAGGACACCAGGTCGACGCCCGGGTGCTCGACGAGGGCCTGTCCCGCGACCGGGCCGCGCCCGGTGACCAGGTTGAAGACGCCCGCGGGCACCCCCGCCTCGTGCACCGTCTCGGCGAACAGCTGGGCGACCAGCGGGGTGTCCTCGGCGGGCTTGAGGACGACGGTGCAGCCGGCCGCGAGCGCGGGGGCGACCTTGGCGACGATCTGGTGCAGCGGGTAGTTCCAGGGGGTGATCGCACCGACCACGCCGACCGGCTCCAGCAGGACGGTGGAGTTGCCCGTCCTCTCCTCGAAGGCATGGGTCGCGGCGAGTTCGGCGTACGAGCCGGCCACGGCGATCGGCAGGGCCGCGTGGACGGACCGCGAGAACGGCAGCGGTGAGCCGAGTTCGGCGGTGACCGTCTCGGCGATCTCGTCCTCGCGGGCGGCCAGCGCGTCCCGCAGCGCGGCGAGCCGGGCGGCGCGCTCGGCGGGCGGGGTCGCGGCCCAGCCGGGGAGCGCGGCGCGGGCGGCCCGCACGGCGGCGTCGATGTCGGAGGCGTCGCCCGCCGGGACCCGGCCGATGACCTGCTCGTCGGCCGGGTTCACGACCTCGATGGTGTCCGCCCCCGCGGCGGGGCGCCAGGCGCCGTCGAGGTACATGCCGTCGTGTGCCTTCATCGTGCGTCCTCCCGGGCGGGTACGTCGTCGTCCGCCTCATAAACTAGCGGCGATAGTTTTCCGGCGCCAGAGATGCAGGGCACCGCGTGCCACCCGGTGCCCGCCCAGGACGTCACCCGCCCCGCGTAATCACTCGTCCAGGTCCGGCAGCCGGGCCGGCGCCGGGGAGATCCGTTCACCGTGCTGGTCGAAGACGAAGAGATGCGCGATGTCGACGAGCAGCGGCACCTGCATGCCGTGCCTGAGGTCGATGTCCGGCGTGGTCCGCACCACCAGATCGCCGGGCAGGCGGGGCTCGGCGGGCCTGGGAGCGGTGTCCGGCGGATCGTCCAGCGCGACGACGGGCCCGGCCCGCAGCGATCCGGCCCGCTCCCTGAGCCGGTCCAGGACCCCCGACCCCTCGCGGCGCCGCCGCCGCGAGGGACGGGCGACCGGGCGCGGCGCCTCCAGATCGGGCACGACGGCCGCCTGCGAGCCGGTGTTGAAGTGCACCAGGACCTCGTGGCCCTGGAACTCGACGTGCTCGACGAGACCGGTGAGCACCGCCTCCCCCGGCCGCGCGTCGGCGCGCTTGGCGATACGGATCGCCTCCGAGCGCAGTCCGACGATGACCTCGCGGCCCTGCTGCACCCGCAGCAACTGGTGGTCGAGGGAGAGGGGTTCGGGCAGCCGCAGGAACTGCTTGCCGAGGCTGATGGTCATCGCGCCGTCCAGCGGGGCACGGACCAGGCCGCGCAGCAGGTTGATGCGCGGGGTGCCGATGAAGGCGGCGACGAAGACGTTGCGGGGCAGGGCGTACACCGAGCGGGGGCTGCCGACCTGCTGGAGGACGCCGCCGCGCAGCACCGCTACCCGGTCCCCGAGCGACATGGCCTCCGCCTGGTCATGGGTGACATACACCGTGGTGACGCCCAATTCACGGGTGAGGCGGGCTATTTCGGCGCGCAGATGGTTGCGGAGCTTGGCGTCCAGGTTGGACAGCGGCTCGTCCATCAGGAAGACGGAGGGGTGGCGGGCGATGGCCCGGCCCATGGCGACGCGCTGGCGTTCGCCGCCGGAGAGCTGGCCCGGGTAGCGGTCGAGGAGGTCCTCGATGCCGAGCATGCGGGCGGTGGCGTCGACCCGCGGGCCCGGGTCCGCGCCGGGGTTCTCGACGCGCAGCGGGAAGCCGATGTTGCCGCGGCTCGTCATGTTCGGGTAGAGCGCGAAGTTCTGGAAGACCATCGCGACGTCGCGCTCGGCCGGGATCAGATGGTTCGCGTACTCGCCGTCGAGCAGCAACTGCCCCTCGGTGACCTCCTCCAGGCCGGCGATCATTCTGAGGACGGTGGATTTGCCGCACCCCGAGGGACCGAGCAGGACGAGGAACTCGCCGGGTGCGATGTCCAACGACAGCCGGTCCACCACGCGGACGCCCCGCGTGTAGGTCTTGCTCACGTCGTGCAGAGAGATGGCGCGTGTCATGTCCGGTGCCCCCGGTGGCGGATTCGGGCGCTGATGCTCCGTGTACGGATGCCCCGCACGTGAGGTACGGGGCCTGTGGGTCACGGAAGTTAACGGAATGTACGCGCGCGGGGGAAGCGATTCGGCCGGATCGGGGGCGATCGTCCGCGATACGAGAAAACGGAGGATTTCCTTCCGGAGGGCGGCGCCGGGGGTGGGATGTCGGGAGTGGGCATGCGGGAGGCGGGGCTGTCGGAGGGGCGGAAGCCAGGGCGAGGCGGGCGGCGTGACGGGGGTGAGGCGTGCGGGGTCCGGGGTGGGCGGTCTCCGCGGGTTCCGGGAGGGTGCCGTCAGGGCTCCGTCGTCGGTGCCGTCGGTGCCGTCGAAGTGGGCTGCTGTGCCAGGGAGTTCGTGGGCTCCTGGGGTCCCGGCGGGGTCTGCGGGTGCTGTGCCTGGGTCCGCGGGTGCTGTGCCGGGGGCTGCGGGTGCTGTGCCGGGGCCGGCCGGGACGGGGACCGCCAGGAGACTCCCGCGGAGAGCAGCAGCAGCGCGCCCAGCATCACGAACGGGGCCGCCACGCCCGCCGCTCCGGCCACCAGGCCCGCCGTCGCGGGCGCAGCGACCTGGCCGAGGCGGTTGCCGGTCAGGCGCAGCGCGAGCGCCGTGGAGCGGGCGCCCTCGGGGGCCGCCTGGACCACCGTCGTCATGGAGAGCGGCTGTCCGACGCCGAGGCAGAAGCCGAGCGCCGTCAGCGTCAGGGCGAGCGCCCAGACCGGCGCCGGGACCGCGACGCCCGCGCACAGCACCGCCGCGAGGAGGCAGGTCACCGCCAGCAGGGCCGGCCGTCCCAGCAGCCGCAGCAGCGGGGTGAGCACCAGGCGGCAGGCGATGGTGGCGCCCGCGCGCAGGCTGAGCAGCACGCCGACCACCGAGGGCGCGATGCCCCGGTGTTCGCCGACCACCGGGAGGTACGCGGTGAGGATGTCCGTGGCGGACAGCACCGACAGGCTGACCAGCATCCCCGCGGGCACGCCGCGGGTCCGCAGGATCCGCGCGACCGGCACCCGCTGCCCCGCGCCCGGCCGTGCGGTGGCCGTCGTCCGGTCCTCGACACGCCACAGCCAGGCGCAGCCGGCCGCCGCGCCCGCGCCCGCCACCAGCAGGGCCCGCGCGCTGCCCGCGGCCATGTCCTGGCCGCCGATCAGCGCGCCCGCGGCGATCGGGCCGACGAGCTGGCCGAGGGAGGCGCCGATGGTGAAGTGGCCGAAGTCGCGGTCCTGTTCGTGCGGCGCGGACCGGCGGGCGACCAGCGACTGCGAGCCGATCACGAAGCAGAGGTGGCCGAGCCCCATCACCCCGCTCCACAGCGCCATCGTGGCGAGCGAGCCGGCGAGTCCGCTGAGCGCGCAGCCGCCGGAGATCAGGATCACGCCGGCCGGCAGCAGCGGCGCGCAGCGGCCGTGGTCGGTGCGGCGGCCGAGCGGTACGGCCGCGAAGAGCGGCAGCAGGGCGTAGACGGCGGCGATGACGCCGATGGCGCGCTCGTCCGCGCCCAGCGACAGGGCCCGGTAGGAGACGGCGGGCCTGGCCATCGACACCGCCCCCTGCGCGAAGCCGAAGGCGATGACGAGGCGGAGCAGCCAGCCGCGGTTGCCACCGGGCGCCATGACGGTGTCCTCCCGCGCGATCAGACGATGCCGAACAGGATTCCGGCCCCGAGGACCACGAGGGAGGTCAGGGCGGCCCACTTGACGACGAACCGGGTGTGGTCGCCGAACTCCACCTTGGCCATGCCGACCAGGACGTAGACGGCGGGCACCAGCGGGCTGGACATGTGCAGCGGCTGGCCGACGAGGGAGGCGCGGGCGATCTCCAGCGGGGAGACCCCGTGGGCGGCGCCCGCCTCGGCGAGCACCGGGACGATGCCGAAGTAGAAACCGTCGTTCGACATGAAGTAGGTGAGCGGGATGCTCAGGACGCCGGTGACGAAGGCCATGTGCGGGCCCATGCCGTCGGGGATGTTGGCGACCAGCCACTCGGCCATGTGGTCGACCATGCCGGTGCCCTGGAGGACGCCGGTGAAGACGGCGGCGGCGAAGACCATGCCGGACACGTTGAGGACGTTCTCGGCGTGCGCGCCGATGCGGGCCTTCTGGTCGGGCATGTGGGGGAAGTTGACGGTGAGCGCGGTCGCGGCGCCGAGCAGGAACAGCACCGGGATCGGCAGCAACTCCATGATCATGGCGGTCAGCAGGACGACCGTGAGCAGCGCGTTGAACCAGTAGAGCTTGGGGCGCAGGGTGGCGCGGTGCGGGTCGAGGCCCTGGAAGTCGCCGTCGGGGGTCTCGTCGGGGGTGCGGTCGGGGGTCTCGTCGGACGGCGGCTGCGGGCGGTCGGCGTCCGTCCCGGAGCCGGAACCGCCGCCGGGGGCGGGCGACGCGACCGGGCCGGTGCCGGTGGTGGAGCCGTTCCGCGGGGTCTTCTCGGCGCCCGCGCCGACCAGGACGGTCTCGCTCCCGGCCGTCTTCTCCTCGACCAGCACGTCGTCGAGGGTGAGCACGCCGAGCCGGGTGCGCTCGCGGCGGCCGAGGACGTAGGCGAGGGCGATCACGAAGACCAGGCCGACGGCGAGCGCCGGGATCATCGGGACGAAGATGTCGCTCGCGTCGATCTTGAGGGCGGTGGCGGCGCGGGCGGTCGGGCCGCCCCACGGCAGGGTGTTCATCACGCCGTTGGCCATCGCGGCGACGCCGGTCATCACGACCAGGGACATCTTCAGGCGCTTGTACAGCGGGTACATCGCCGAGACCGTGATCATGAAGGTGGTCGAGCCGTCGCCGTCGAGCGAGACGATCGCCGCGAGCACCGCGGTGCCGACGACGATCCGCAGCGGGTCGGCCTTGCAGAACCTCAGGATGCCCCGGACGATCGGGTCGAAGAGGCCGACGTCGATCATGACGCCGAAGTAGACGATCGCGAACATCAGCATCGCCGCGGTGGGCGCCAGGCTGGTGACGCCGTCGATGACGTAGTCGCCGAGGTGGGCACCCTTGCCGACGAAGACGCAGAACAGCGCCGGGATCAGCACGAGCGCCGCGATCGGCGACATCTTCTTCAGCATGATCAGGACCAGGAAGGTCGCGATCATGGTGAAGCCGAGGATGGTCAGCATGAGTGGATACCTAACGTTCGCCCTTGAACATCCCACCTGGGGCCGGCGGTGGGTCGACGTTAGGTCCCGTCAAACGGCGTTAACAAGACGTTGACATGCGAGCAATAAGCGCAGAATTCCTGGTCACAGACGTGCGGTTGCGGTCAGGACCCGTCCAGTACCCGGCCCAGGTAGGCGCGCAGCATCAGCCGCGCCTCCTCGATGATCCGCGCGTCCCCCTCGGGGGCGACCCGGAACGCCAGGTGGACCAGGGTGTCGGCGGTCTCCACCGCGACCAGGAAGCTGCGGCGCAGGTCGTCGTCCGGCTCGCGGTCGAGGTAGCCGGCCAGCAGGTCGGTGAGGCGGTCGGCGACCCGGTGGTTGGGTTCGCTGTGCCGGGAGCCGACCGGTATCTGGTTGCCGAAGTCGACGAGGGAGAAGCCGGGCGCGGTGCGCTTCATGACGAGGTACTCGTCGAGGACGGCGTCCATGGCGGTGCGCCAGTCGCCGACGCCGGCGCCTTCCGGGGTGCCGTCCCCGTGGAGGCGGTCGGTGACGCGCTCGGTGAAGCGCTCCAGGTTGCGCTGGGCGAGGGCGTCCGCCATCTGCCGCTTGTTGCCGAAGAAGCGGTACACGGAGCCGATGGGCACGCCGGCCCGCTGGGCGACGGCCCGGGTGCTCAGGTCGTCGTAGCCGACCTCGTCCAGCAGGTCCGCGCAGGCGTCGAGTATGCGGGTGAGCCGTTCGGCGCTGCGCCGCTGCACGGGGGCGCGGCGCAGCGAGGGCGCGTGGGACACGGTCTTCATGATGCCTTTCCGGCGGGGGCGGGTGAACGTCGTCTCCCCGTACGCGGATCGGTGCCCCCCTCACTCAACGCACTCGCGACATTCGGGGTGCCCGGGGTGAACCCGGCACGCGGTGCCAGGGAACGGGCGACGGCGACGGGGGCCGCGGAGGCGCCCAGAGGAGCCCGGGTGCCCGGTGCCGTCCGGGCCCGCGAGGTCTGCGGGAGGTCCGGCGCGGTCCGCGCCCGCGCCGTCGTCCGGGCATCCGGTGCCACGTCCGAGGCCGTGATGTCGGCCGTGCTCTGGACGGGCTCGCCCGCGACCGCCCACGCGGTGCCGTCGTCGGCGTAGAGGCGGGCGGTGACGTGGTGGGTGCCGCGGGGCACGAGGCGGGCCGGGATGCGGTACGTGACGCCGCGCAGCCGGGTCACCAGGCGGTCGTCGACGAAGAGGAACGCGAAGCCCTGTCCCGGCACCGCGCGGGCCCGCGTGCCGGCCGGTGAGAAGCGGAAGCGGCGGACGGTGAGCCGGACGCTCCAGGCGTCGTCGGCGTCCGGCTGCACCTCGATGCCGACCTCGGGGGCGCCCTCCTCGGGGACCTCCCGGAAGTGCCTGCCCTCCTTGTCGGTGCCGCGCAGCAGCTTGCCGGCCGGGGTGGGTGAGGCGGTGCTCGCGCCGCGGACCCGGCCGTCCCCCGCGGCGCAGCCGGTGGTTCCGGTCAGCGCCAGGGCGCAGACCGCGAGTACGGCTGAGGTCCCCCGAATCCACGACATGCCCGGAGCGTAGAACACGGGTCCGACCCGTGGATCCCCCCGCCGTCTCGTTCCGGTCGTTCTTCCCGCGCGGTCACCGGGAATCCGCAGGAGAGCGGTCTCCCTCTTGCGCGAGGGAAACCGCAATCCTACGGTGATGCATAGGAATCAGACCGCAAGGGAGCGATCATGAGCGGGGACGCGCGCACGGCCGCGGAGGGACTGCGATATCTCTCCGGTTTCGGCGACGAACACAGCTCCGAGGCGGTTCCGGGGGCGCTGCCGGAGGGCCGCAACGCGCCGCAGCGCGCCCCGCTCGGGCTCTACGCGGAGCAGCTGAGCGGAACGGCGTTCACCGAGCCGCGGGCCCACAACCGGCGCTCCTGGCTCTACCGGATCCGGCCGTCCGCGGCCCACCCGGCCTTCACCCGCACCGAGAACGGCGCGATCCGCACCGGCCCGTTCACCGAGGTGACGCCCGACCCGAACCGGCTGCGCTGGAACCCGCTGCCCGCACCGCCCGAGGGCACCGACTTCCTGGCCGGACTCTGGACCCTCGGCGGCAACGGCGACGCGACCCAGCGCACCGGCATGGCCGTGCACCTCTACCACGCCGACCGGTCGATGCGACGGGTGTTCAGCGACGCCGACGGCGAGCTGCTGATCGTCCCCGAGCGCGGCGGGCTGCTGCTGCGCACCGAGTTCGGGCTGCTGCGGGCCGAGCCGGGCGAGGTGGCGCTGATCCCGCGCGGGGTGCGGTTCCGGGTGGAGCTGCTCGACGGCTCGGCGCGCGGCTACGTGTGCGAGAACTACGGCGCCCCCTTCCGGCTGCCCGACCTCGGCCCGATCGGCGCCAACGGCCTGGCGAACGCACGGGACTTCAGGGCACCGGTCGCCGCGTACGAGGACGTCGACGGAGCGGCGGGCCCGGTCGAGGTGGTCAACAAGTTCTGCGGCAACCTCTGGACGGCCGACTACGACCACTCCCCGCTCGACGTCGTCGCCTGGCACGGCAACCACGTCCCGTACGTCTACGACCTGCGCCGCTTCAACGTCATCGGGACGGTCTCCTACGACCATCCGGACCCGTCGATCTTCACGGTGCTGACGTCCCCCTCGGACACCCCGGGTCTCGCGGGCGTCGACTTCGTGGTGTTCGCGCCGCGTTGGCTGGTGGGCGAGGACACCTTCAGGCCGCCGTACTTCCACCGCAACGTGATGAGCGAGTACATGGGGCTCATCGAGGGCGCCTACGACGCCAAGGCGGAGGGCTTCGTGCCGGGCGGCGGCTCGCTGCACAACATGATGTCCGCGCACGGCCCGGACCGGGAGACGTTCGACCGGGCGAGCGCGGCCGAGCTGCGGCCGCAACGGATCGACGACGGCCTCGCGTTCATGTTCGAGACCCGCTGGCCGCTGACGCTGACACCGCACGCGGCGGGCGCCGGCCACCTCCAGGAGCGCTACGACGACGTCTGGCACGGTCTCGAACGGCACTTCCGCTCTGTTTAATGGAGTCCACCGCAGACCCCGCCGACGGTACGGACGGACCCGTGACCTCCTTCGCCCCCGACTCGATCGTCCTGAACCGCAAGCTGCCGCTCTGGTACCAGGTGTCGCAGTCGCTGCGCGCCTCGATACTCGGCCGCTCGCCCCGGGACCCGCTGCGGCTGCCCACCGAGGAGCAGTTGGCGGGCCACTACGGGGTGAGCGTGCTGACCATGCGGCAGGCGCTGAAGGAGCTGGAGGACGAGGGTCTGATCACCCGGCACCGCCGCCGGGGCACGTTCATCGAGCCGAGCGCCCGGCGGGGCGCCCCGGTGCGGCTGCTCGGCTCGGTGGACGCGATCGTGGCCCAGCAGTCCGGCATGGCGGCCGAGTTGCTCGCACACGGCACGGCGCCGGTCCCCGCCGAACTCGCCGAGTTCTTCCCCAACCTGACGGAGGTGGCGACGTACCACCGGCTGCGCGGCGACGAGAAGACCGGCGAACCCACCAACCACGCCCGCAACTACGTCCGTCCCGAGCTGGCCGACCGGATCGACCCGGCCGACCTCGCGCGCCGCCCGATGACCAAGGTGCTCCAGGACCTCCCGGGCGTGGACATCGCCCGGATCACCGACACCGTGCAGGCCCGGCTGGCCGACCCGGAGACCGCGAGACTCCTCGAAGTCCCGCTGCTCAGCCCGATCCTGCACTACACGGGCGTCACCTACGACCACGGCGGGCGGGTCCTCGACGCGGCCGTCATCCACTACCGGGGCGACCGCTTCTCCTTCACGGTGACGCTGGACGCCACCTGAGACAACGCTCCGTGACAGGCTTTACGATGCCCAGCGTGCCGCACGACGACGCTCCGCCGCTGGCGGACCTCATGCCGTGGTCCGTCGCACCGCCGCGGCTCGGCCGGGGGTGGCCGACGGGCCCCGACCCGGCCTCCCTGAGAGCCCGCTGGGACGCCCTCCTGAAGGCCGACGGCCAAGAGCGCGAGGCCCTGTTCGAGCCGACCAGGGCC
The sequence above is a segment of the Streptomyces griseoviridis genome. Coding sequences within it:
- a CDS encoding TetR/AcrR family transcriptional regulator codes for the protein MKTVSHAPSLRRAPVQRRSAERLTRILDACADLLDEVGYDDLSTRAVAQRAGVPIGSVYRFFGNKRQMADALAQRNLERFTERVTDRLHGDGTPEGAGVGDWRTAMDAVLDEYLVMKRTAPGFSLVDFGNQIPVGSRHSEPNHRVADRLTDLLAGYLDREPDDDLRRSFLVAVETADTLVHLAFRVAPEGDARIIEEARLMLRAYLGRVLDGS
- a CDS encoding CitMHS family transporter, producing the protein MLTILGFTMIATFLVLIMLKKMSPIAALVLIPALFCVFVGKGAHLGDYVIDGVTSLAPTAAMLMFAIVYFGVMIDVGLFDPIVRGILRFCKADPLRIVVGTAVLAAIVSLDGDGSTTFMITVSAMYPLYKRLKMSLVVMTGVAAMANGVMNTLPWGGPTARAATALKIDASDIFVPMIPALAVGLVFVIALAYVLGRRERTRLGVLTLDDVLVEEKTAGSETVLVGAGAEKTPRNGSTTGTGPVASPAPGGGSGSGTDADRPQPPSDETPDRTPDETPDGDFQGLDPHRATLRPKLYWFNALLTVVLLTAMIMELLPIPVLFLLGAATALTVNFPHMPDQKARIGAHAENVLNVSGMVFAAAVFTGVLQGTGMVDHMAEWLVANIPDGMGPHMAFVTGVLSIPLTYFMSNDGFYFGIVPVLAEAGAAHGVSPLEIARASLVGQPLHMSSPLVPAVYVLVGMAKVEFGDHTRFVVKWAALTSLVVLGAGILFGIV
- a CDS encoding GntR family transcriptional regulator, producing MTSFAPDSIVLNRKLPLWYQVSQSLRASILGRSPRDPLRLPTEEQLAGHYGVSVLTMRQALKELEDEGLITRHRRRGTFIEPSARRGAPVRLLGSVDAIVAQQSGMAAELLAHGTAPVPAELAEFFPNLTEVATYHRLRGDEKTGEPTNHARNYVRPELADRIDPADLARRPMTKVLQDLPGVDIARITDTVQARLADPETARLLEVPLLSPILHYTGVTYDHGGRVLDAAVIHYRGDRFSFTVTLDAT
- a CDS encoding ABC transporter ATP-binding protein, translated to MTRAISLHDVSKTYTRGVRVVDRLSLDIAPGEFLVLLGPSGCGKSTVLRMIAGLEEVTEGQLLLDGEYANHLIPAERDVAMVFQNFALYPNMTSRGNIGFPLRVENPGADPGPRVDATARMLGIEDLLDRYPGQLSGGERQRVAMGRAIARHPSVFLMDEPLSNLDAKLRNHLRAEIARLTRELGVTTVYVTHDQAEAMSLGDRVAVLRGGVLQQVGSPRSVYALPRNVFVAAFIGTPRINLLRGLVRAPLDGAMTISLGKQFLRLPEPLSLDHQLLRVQQGREVIVGLRSEAIRIAKRADARPGEAVLTGLVEHVEFQGHEVLVHFNTGSQAAVVPDLEAPRPVARPSRRRRREGSGVLDRLRERAGSLRAGPVVALDDPPDTAPRPAEPRLPGDLVVRTTPDIDLRHGMQVPLLVDIAHLFVFDQHGERISPAPARLPDLDE
- the hmgA gene encoding homogentisate 1,2-dioxygenase, whose product is MSGDARTAAEGLRYLSGFGDEHSSEAVPGALPEGRNAPQRAPLGLYAEQLSGTAFTEPRAHNRRSWLYRIRPSAAHPAFTRTENGAIRTGPFTEVTPDPNRLRWNPLPAPPEGTDFLAGLWTLGGNGDATQRTGMAVHLYHADRSMRRVFSDADGELLIVPERGGLLLRTEFGLLRAEPGEVALIPRGVRFRVELLDGSARGYVCENYGAPFRLPDLGPIGANGLANARDFRAPVAAYEDVDGAAGPVEVVNKFCGNLWTADYDHSPLDVVAWHGNHVPYVYDLRRFNVIGTVSYDHPDPSIFTVLTSPSDTPGLAGVDFVVFAPRWLVGEDTFRPPYFHRNVMSEYMGLIEGAYDAKAEGFVPGGGSLHNMMSAHGPDRETFDRASAAELRPQRIDDGLAFMFETRWPLTLTPHAAGAGHLQERYDDVWHGLERHFRSV
- a CDS encoding MFS transporter, producing the protein MAPGGNRGWLLRLVIAFGFAQGAVSMARPAVSYRALSLGADERAIGVIAAVYALLPLFAAVPLGRRTDHGRCAPLLPAGVILISGGCALSGLAGSLATMALWSGVMGLGHLCFVIGSQSLVARRSAPHEQDRDFGHFTIGASLGQLVGPIAAGALIGGQDMAAGSARALLVAGAGAAAGCAWLWRVEDRTTATARPGAGQRVPVARILRTRGVPAGMLVSLSVLSATDILTAYLPVVGEHRGIAPSVVGVLLSLRAGATIACRLVLTPLLRLLGRPALLAVTCLLAAVLCAGVAVPAPVWALALTLTALGFCLGVGQPLSMTTVVQAAPEGARSTALALRLTGNRLGQVAAPATAGLVAGAAGVAAPFVMLGALLLLSAGVSWRSPSRPAPAQHPQPPAQHPRTQAQHPQTPPGPQEPTNSLAQQPTSTAPTAPTTEP
- a CDS encoding aldehyde dehydrogenase family protein translates to MKAHDGMYLDGAWRPAAGADTIEVVNPADEQVIGRVPAGDASDIDAAVRAARAALPGWAATPPAERAARLAALRDALAAREDEIAETVTAELGSPLPFSRSVHAALPIAVAGSYAELAATHAFEERTGNSTVLLEPVGVVGAITPWNYPLHQIVAKVAPALAAGCTVVLKPAEDTPLVAQLFAETVHEAGVPAGVFNLVTGRGPVAGQALVEHPGVDLVSFTGSTAVGRRIGALAGAAVKRVALELGGKSANVILPGADLARAVNVGVANVMSNSGQTCSAWTRMLVHRDEYEQAVTLAATAAAKYGDRIGPVVNATQRARVRGYIDKGVAEGARLVAGGTESPHPRGYFVSPTVLADVTPDMTVAQEEIFGPVLTMLRYEDEEDALRIANGTVYGLSGAVWAADDAAAAAFARRMETGQVDINGGRFNPLAPFGGHKQSGVGRELGTHGLAEFLQTKSLQF